The following coding sequences lie in one Actinomyces capricornis genomic window:
- a CDS encoding MMPL family transporter: MLSWFAHRVVKDAWFVILTWGLVAVALAATALTGLGGPSLFSRLAAPSSSLPGTQSAVGQEVLDSLAGDAVAVTLLVSDVDLSSTQHQQDIAAALAPAHADLARLAGTSNVLDPFVVPGMLSTPAARSMASKDLDSFIIVVTVNPNGTAVADPQDSAYTRELNALVDRVASRLERVPDELGDVEPRATGIVSHQRLIDQAISAQAGRDLLTAEMIILPIVLLAMILILRSLIAALAPLLAALASLATSLGALYGLCLLMGIEPLVIAVAVLVATALPLAHGLMLTLRYRAELGRADSEFALEDSRERRRRTGRRDLLITTCMTTAMRTAGRTVMLSTLAVGIGLAGLALLEGGVLQAIALACTITILVGAAVTLTLVPALLVLPGRRLAGPSPLARLPLPGRAGRGAVRPDGLGPGPRRYPWVVVAGCLLLLMAAALPLRQLQVVTPSAEHLPSGSSQYDHWRVLQEDYPAAAGQDATLILAGTGTRVTDFINTQVAAVPGVEAILSPSTAGEYTVVYLDLKGEPSSASAESAVAGIRALPAPVDNWVTGQAASQLDAREAIVAGLPRALGAVAMSTIMLLFLLTGSLLMPLRALLVTFLSLASSFGLLAWLIQHGYASALVGLRLGGGLEVAVVAGAACLGLGLSLSNEVVALTRIGEYRESGFDHATSTERGLRPANRTIALITVPMVVVFAGLEAGGLPALKELGLALTIVVILDAVLVRALLVPAVMGLLGSWNWWSPGWLESLRGPAPTRPAQD; encoded by the coding sequence ATGCTCTCCTGGTTCGCCCACCGCGTCGTCAAGGACGCCTGGTTCGTCATCCTCACCTGGGGGCTGGTCGCGGTGGCCCTGGCGGCCACGGCGCTGACCGGCCTGGGCGGGCCGAGCCTCTTCAGCCGCCTGGCGGCCCCCTCCTCCAGCCTGCCGGGCACCCAGAGCGCCGTGGGCCAGGAGGTACTGGACTCCCTGGCCGGGGATGCCGTCGCGGTCACCCTCCTGGTCTCCGACGTCGACCTGAGCAGTACCCAGCACCAACAGGACATCGCCGCGGCCCTGGCCCCGGCCCATGCCGACCTGGCCCGGCTGGCGGGGACCTCCAATGTGCTGGACCCCTTCGTGGTCCCCGGGATGCTCTCCACCCCCGCTGCCCGCTCCATGGCCTCCAAGGACCTCGACAGCTTCATCATCGTGGTCACTGTCAACCCCAATGGCACGGCTGTGGCCGACCCCCAGGACAGCGCTTACACCAGGGAGCTCAATGCCCTGGTGGACAGGGTCGCCTCCCGCCTGGAGCGGGTCCCCGACGAGCTGGGCGATGTGGAGCCCCGGGCCACGGGCATCGTCTCCCACCAGCGGCTGATCGACCAGGCCATCAGCGCGCAGGCGGGGCGCGACCTGCTCACCGCCGAGATGATCATCCTGCCCATCGTCCTGCTCGCGATGATCCTCATCCTGCGGAGCCTCATCGCGGCCCTGGCTCCACTCCTGGCGGCGCTGGCCTCCCTGGCGACGAGTCTCGGCGCGCTCTACGGGCTGTGCCTGCTCATGGGCATCGAGCCGCTGGTCATCGCCGTCGCCGTCCTGGTGGCCACAGCGCTCCCCCTGGCCCACGGCCTGATGCTCACGCTGCGCTACCGTGCGGAGCTGGGCCGCGCCGACAGCGAGTTCGCCCTGGAGGACAGCCGTGAGCGACGGCGCCGCACTGGACGGCGCGATCTGCTCATCACCACGTGCATGACCACCGCCATGCGCACGGCGGGCCGCACGGTCATGCTGAGCACGCTGGCGGTGGGCATCGGCCTGGCCGGCCTGGCGCTCCTGGAGGGCGGGGTCCTGCAGGCCATCGCCCTGGCCTGCACCATCACCATTCTGGTGGGCGCCGCCGTGACCCTGACCCTGGTGCCGGCCCTCCTGGTGCTTCCGGGCCGACGCCTGGCGGGGCCCTCCCCGCTGGCACGCCTGCCCCTGCCGGGCCGGGCGGGTCGGGGCGCGGTTCGCCCTGACGGGCTGGGCCCCGGGCCTCGGCGCTACCCGTGGGTGGTGGTCGCCGGCTGCCTGCTCCTGCTCATGGCCGCGGCCCTGCCATTGCGCCAGTTGCAGGTGGTCACCCCCTCTGCTGAGCACCTGCCGTCCGGCTCGTCCCAGTACGACCACTGGAGAGTCCTCCAGGAGGACTACCCGGCTGCCGCGGGCCAGGACGCCACGCTCATCCTGGCGGGCACCGGCACCAGGGTCACCGATTTCATCAACACGCAGGTGGCGGCGGTGCCGGGGGTCGAGGCCATCTTGAGCCCGTCGACGGCCGGGGAGTACACGGTGGTCTACCTGGACCTCAAGGGCGAGCCCTCCTCGGCCTCGGCCGAGAGCGCGGTGGCGGGAATCCGCGCCCTGCCCGCCCCGGTGGACAACTGGGTGACGGGCCAGGCCGCCAGCCAGCTCGATGCGCGCGAGGCCATCGTGGCCGGCCTGCCCCGGGCGCTGGGAGCCGTGGCGATGTCCACCATCATGCTGCTGTTCCTGCTCACCGGCTCCCTGCTCATGCCCCTGCGGGCACTGCTGGTGACCTTCCTGTCCCTGGCCTCGTCCTTCGGGCTGCTGGCCTGGCTTATTCAGCACGGTTACGCCTCGGCCCTGGTGGGCCTGAGGCTCGGCGGTGGCCTGGAGGTGGCGGTGGTGGCCGGCGCGGCCTGCCTGGGCCTGGGGCTGTCCCTGAGCAACGAGGTCGTCGCGCTGACCCGCATCGGCGAGTACCGCGAGTCCGGCTTCGACCACGCGACCTCCACGGAGCGGGGCCTGCGGCCCGCGAATCGCACGATCGCCCTGATCACGGTGCCCATGGTGGTGGTCTTCGCGGGCCTGGAGGCCGGCGGCCTGCCGGCGCTCAAGGAGCTCGGGCTGGCACTGACCATCGTCGTCATCCTCGACGCGGTCCTTGTGCGCGCGCTGCTGGTGCCCGCGGTCATGGGGCTCCTGGGAAGCTGGAACTGGTGGTCGCCGGGCTGGCTGGAGTCGCTGCGAGGCCCCGCCCCGACCCGGCCGGCCCAGGACTAG
- a CDS encoding replication-associated recombination protein A, translating to MDLFESAGTDEAGLPDDGHAPLAVRMRPRCLEELAGQDHLLAPGSPLRRLVEPGHGAMGGAGVSSVILWGPPGTGKTTLAYLVARGSGRRFVELSAVTAGVKDVRAVVQEARRQLAGSGQETVLFVDEVHRFSRSQQDALLPSVENRWVTLIAATTENPSFSVVSPLLSRSLLLTLRPLEARDIAALVDRALSHERGLAGRVGITDEAREQVVRMAGSDARKALTVLEAAAGAVLADQGPGGADGEPTTGPERGPEHGPTIGLEEVERAADVAAVRYDRQGDQHYDVISAFIKSMRGSDPDATMHYLARMIAAGEDPRFIARRIVIQASEDVGLADPSVLSTAVAAQQAVAMVGMPESGLILGQAALAVATAPKSNAVTVALNRALADVRAGKGQAVPAHLRDAHYRGAEALGHGQGYLYPHDFPHSVVAQSYLPQDLEGTEYYHPTANGFEDRLAQRLASVRSILRSQR from the coding sequence ATGGACCTTTTCGAGTCTGCCGGCACTGATGAGGCCGGACTGCCCGACGATGGGCACGCGCCCCTGGCCGTGCGCATGCGGCCGCGCTGCCTGGAGGAGCTGGCCGGGCAGGACCACCTGCTGGCCCCCGGCTCGCCGCTGCGGCGCCTGGTGGAGCCCGGGCACGGGGCGATGGGCGGGGCGGGGGTGTCCTCGGTCATCCTGTGGGGGCCTCCGGGCACCGGCAAGACCACCCTGGCCTACCTCGTGGCCCGCGGCTCGGGCCGCCGCTTCGTCGAGCTCTCCGCAGTGACCGCCGGGGTCAAGGACGTGCGGGCGGTGGTCCAGGAGGCGCGGCGCCAGCTGGCCGGCTCGGGCCAGGAGACGGTCCTGTTCGTCGACGAGGTCCACCGCTTCTCCCGCTCCCAGCAGGACGCCCTGCTGCCCAGTGTGGAGAACCGGTGGGTCACGCTCATCGCCGCCACCACCGAGAACCCCTCCTTCTCCGTCGTCTCACCGCTGCTCTCGCGCTCCCTGCTGCTGACCCTGCGCCCACTGGAGGCCCGGGACATCGCCGCCCTGGTGGACCGTGCCCTCAGCCACGAGCGCGGCCTGGCGGGCCGTGTGGGCATCACCGATGAGGCCCGCGAGCAAGTGGTGCGCATGGCCGGCTCCGATGCGCGCAAGGCGCTGACAGTGCTGGAGGCGGCCGCCGGCGCCGTCCTGGCCGACCAGGGGCCGGGGGGCGCCGACGGCGAGCCGACCACCGGCCCGGAGCGCGGCCCGGAACACGGACCGACCATCGGCCTGGAGGAGGTGGAGCGAGCCGCCGATGTGGCCGCCGTGCGCTACGACCGCCAGGGCGACCAGCACTACGACGTCATCAGCGCCTTCATCAAGTCCATGCGCGGCTCGGACCCCGACGCGACCATGCACTACCTGGCCCGCATGATCGCCGCGGGGGAGGACCCCCGCTTCATCGCCCGGCGCATCGTCATCCAGGCCTCGGAGGATGTGGGCCTGGCCGACCCCAGCGTCCTGTCCACGGCGGTGGCCGCCCAGCAGGCGGTGGCCATGGTCGGCATGCCCGAGTCCGGCCTCATCCTGGGCCAGGCGGCCCTGGCCGTGGCCACCGCGCCCAAGTCCAATGCCGTGACCGTCGCCCTCAACCGCGCCCTGGCCGATGTCAGGGCCGGCAAGGGCCAGGCCGTGCCCGCCCACCTGCGCGACGCCCACTACCGGGGCGCCGAGGCGCTGGGCCACGGTCAGGGCTACCTCTACCCCCACGACTTCCCCCACTCGGTGGTGGCCCAGAGCTATCTGCCCCAGGACCTGGAGGGCACCGAGTACTACCACCCCACGGCCAACGGCTTCGAGGACCGCCTGGCCCAGCGCCTGGCCAGCGTGCGCTCCATCCTGCGCTCCCAGCGGTAG
- a CDS encoding sulfite exporter TauE/SafE family protein: MNDDPRGGGAQPASRTLVPLMIGACAGLLSGLFGVGGGILMVPALVAVLGLDQRRAAATSLVAIMPAALVGAISYGLRGELSLSAAALLVAGSLVGTQIGVRLLHRLPTGALRWVFVGFVALVIVGQGLSAPVRAGELALDVPRCAALVGIGMVAGLLAGLVGVGGGVVVVPGLEIVLGAGDLLARGTSLAAMVPTAVSGTVGNLRRGSADLRVGLLAGAASAAASPLGTMLAAYLSPTAARWLFTAFLLVAVVSVLRRRRS; this comes from the coding sequence GTGAACGACGATCCGCGCGGTGGCGGTGCCCAGCCCGCCAGCCGCACCCTGGTGCCCCTGATGATCGGGGCCTGCGCGGGACTGCTCTCCGGGCTGTTCGGGGTGGGCGGCGGCATCCTCATGGTCCCCGCACTCGTGGCCGTCCTGGGGCTGGACCAGCGCCGGGCGGCGGCCACCTCCCTGGTGGCCATCATGCCGGCGGCCCTGGTCGGCGCCATCAGCTACGGGCTGCGCGGTGAGCTCTCGCTGAGCGCCGCCGCCCTGCTCGTGGCCGGCTCCCTGGTGGGCACCCAGATCGGGGTGCGCCTGCTGCACCGCCTCCCCACGGGCGCCCTGAGGTGGGTCTTCGTCGGCTTCGTCGCCCTGGTCATCGTGGGACAGGGGCTCTCGGCCCCGGTGCGCGCCGGCGAGCTGGCCCTGGACGTCCCCCGGTGCGCCGCCCTGGTGGGCATTGGGATGGTCGCCGGCCTGCTGGCGGGCCTGGTGGGTGTGGGCGGGGGAGTCGTGGTCGTCCCCGGCCTGGAGATCGTCCTGGGCGCCGGCGATCTGCTGGCACGCGGCACCTCCCTGGCGGCCATGGTGCCCACCGCCGTGTCGGGCACGGTGGGCAACCTGCGGCGGGGCAGTGCCGATCTGCGGGTGGGCCTGCTGGCGGGAGCCGCCTCGGCGGCGGCCTCCCCGCTGGGCACGATGCTGGCCGCCTACCTGAGCCCGACGGCGGCGCGGTGGCTGTTCACCGCCTTCCTCCTGGTCGCCGTGGTCTCGGTGCTGCGCCGTCGGCGCTCCTGA
- the rpsD gene encoding 30S ribosomal protein S4: protein MSSSRSRRQVRLSRALGIPLTPKAVRYFERRPYGPGEHGRARRRTESDYAVRLKEKQRLRAQYGIREAQLQRVFEEARREKGLTGESLVELLEMRLDALVLRSGFARTIAQARQAVVHRHILVDGKVVDRPSFRVKPGQTIQVRPRSQVMVPFQIAAAGAHRDVLPPVPDYLSVELEKLSASLVRRPKRDEVPVTCDVQMVVEYYSR, encoded by the coding sequence ATGAGCTCCTCCCGCTCCCGTCGTCAGGTGCGCCTGTCCCGCGCCCTGGGCATTCCGCTGACGCCGAAGGCCGTGCGCTACTTCGAGCGGCGCCCCTACGGTCCCGGCGAGCACGGCCGCGCCCGGCGCCGCACCGAGTCCGACTACGCCGTCCGGCTCAAGGAGAAGCAGCGCCTGCGCGCCCAGTACGGCATCCGCGAGGCCCAGCTGCAGCGCGTCTTCGAGGAGGCCCGCCGTGAGAAGGGCCTGACCGGTGAGTCCCTCGTCGAGCTGCTCGAGATGCGCCTGGACGCCCTGGTCCTGCGCTCCGGCTTCGCCCGCACCATCGCCCAGGCCCGCCAGGCCGTCGTCCACCGCCACATCCTGGTGGACGGCAAGGTCGTGGACCGCCCCTCCTTCCGCGTCAAGCCCGGCCAGACCATCCAGGTCCGCCCCCGCTCCCAGGTGATGGTCCCCTTCCAGATCGCCGCCGCCGGCGCCCACCGCGACGTGCTTCCCCCCGTGCCGGACTACCTGAGCGTCGAGCTGGAGAAGCTCTCGGCCTCCCTGGTGCGCCGCCCCAAGCGCGACGAGGTCCCGGTCACCTGCGACGTGCAGATGGTCGTCGAGTACTACTCGCGCTGA
- the alaS gene encoding alanine--tRNA ligase: MRTSEIRSRWLDYFARKDHEIRPSVPLISPDPSILFTVAGMVPFIPYILGTEPAPWPRAASVQKCIRTNDIDNVGFTTRHGTFFQMNGNFSFGDYFKEGAISLAWELLTSSTQEGGYGLDGDRLWMTIWEEDEVSLDYWTRVIGVPAERIQQLPFEEISWSTGQPGPAGACCEIHYDRGPAYGPEGGPAADTQGDRFLEIWNLVFDEFLRGEGQGHDFELVGTLEPTAIDTGAGLERLAFLMQDKPNMYEIDEVFPVIGAAQELSGRTYGRGAQAGPGSDAYMDDVRMRIVADHVRSALMLIGDGVRPGNDGRGYVLRRLIRRAVRSMRLLGVDEATLPTLMTASKEAMKASYPELEENWATISDVAFGEEEAFRRTLAAGTTILDTAVAKAKKEAGGATPLVSGRSAFELHDTYGFPIDLTLEMASEQGVAVDEAAFRDLMAEQRERARADARAKKTGHADLRVFQDLQRQMEGGSTFLGYTEASAEASVAAVLVDGAPRPTATAPAQVEVVLDRTPFWAEMGGQLADQGTIRLADGGVIEVDDVQAPLKGLTVHRGRLTEGGVTVGERAFAQIDTERRLAIARAHTSTHMVHQALHDIVSSNATQAGSENSPSRLRFDFRHGSALAPDQLAGIEEEVNTRLAEDLPVTDEIMDIDAARAAGAMALFGEKYGKEVRVVSIGGDWSKELCAGTHVPTTGRIGRITLLGESSIGSGVRRIDALVGQGAYGFQAREHALVSQLSTLVGARPEELPERIESLLGRLKEAEKKVQAAEQAATAARATEIVEAAALVGDVRLAALSLGELSSADGLRPLVADVRERMGQAEPVVVAVGGVVGARPVIVIATNAPAREAGIKAGALVRVAAKALGGGGGGKDDMAQGGGQDPQALPEALRAVAEALRG; encoded by the coding sequence ATGCGCACCTCTGAGATCCGCAGCCGCTGGCTGGACTACTTCGCCCGGAAGGACCATGAGATCCGGCCCTCGGTGCCCCTGATCTCCCCGGACCCCTCCATCCTGTTCACCGTGGCCGGGATGGTCCCCTTCATCCCCTACATCCTGGGCACCGAGCCGGCGCCCTGGCCCCGCGCCGCCTCGGTGCAGAAGTGCATCCGCACCAACGACATCGATAATGTCGGCTTCACCACGCGCCACGGCACGTTCTTCCAGATGAACGGCAACTTCTCCTTCGGCGACTACTTCAAGGAGGGGGCCATCTCCCTGGCCTGGGAGCTGCTGACCTCCTCGACCCAGGAGGGCGGCTACGGGCTCGACGGCGACCGGCTGTGGATGACGATCTGGGAGGAGGACGAGGTCTCCCTGGACTACTGGACCCGCGTCATCGGCGTGCCCGCCGAGCGCATCCAGCAGCTGCCCTTCGAGGAGATCTCCTGGTCCACCGGCCAGCCGGGCCCGGCCGGGGCCTGCTGCGAGATCCACTACGACCGGGGCCCGGCCTACGGTCCCGAGGGCGGCCCGGCGGCCGATACCCAGGGCGACCGCTTCCTGGAGATCTGGAACCTCGTGTTCGACGAGTTCCTGCGCGGTGAGGGCCAGGGCCACGACTTCGAGCTCGTCGGCACGCTGGAGCCCACCGCCATCGACACCGGCGCGGGGCTGGAGCGCCTGGCCTTCCTCATGCAGGACAAGCCCAACATGTATGAGATCGACGAGGTCTTCCCCGTCATCGGGGCCGCTCAGGAGCTGTCGGGCAGGACCTACGGGCGGGGGGCCCAGGCGGGCCCCGGCTCGGATGCCTACATGGATGACGTGCGCATGCGCATCGTCGCCGACCACGTGCGCTCGGCCCTCATGCTCATCGGCGACGGCGTGCGCCCCGGCAACGACGGGCGCGGCTACGTGCTGCGCCGCCTCATCCGCCGCGCCGTGCGCTCCATGCGCCTGCTGGGCGTGGACGAGGCCACCCTGCCCACCCTCATGACCGCCTCCAAGGAGGCCATGAAGGCCTCCTACCCCGAGCTGGAGGAGAACTGGGCGACGATCAGTGATGTCGCCTTCGGCGAGGAGGAGGCCTTCCGCCGCACCCTGGCCGCGGGCACCACCATCCTGGACACCGCGGTGGCCAAGGCTAAGAAGGAGGCCGGCGGCGCCACCCCGCTGGTCTCGGGGCGCAGCGCCTTCGAGCTGCACGACACCTACGGCTTCCCCATCGACCTGACCCTGGAGATGGCCTCCGAGCAGGGGGTGGCCGTCGACGAGGCCGCCTTCCGCGACCTCATGGCCGAGCAGAGGGAGCGGGCCCGTGCCGATGCGCGCGCCAAGAAGACCGGGCACGCCGACCTGCGCGTCTTCCAGGACCTCCAGCGCCAGATGGAGGGGGGCTCGACCTTCCTGGGCTACACGGAGGCCTCGGCCGAGGCCTCCGTGGCGGCGGTCCTGGTCGACGGCGCCCCCCGGCCCACGGCCACCGCCCCCGCCCAGGTCGAAGTGGTCCTGGACCGCACCCCCTTCTGGGCCGAGATGGGCGGCCAGCTCGCCGACCAGGGCACCATCCGTCTGGCCGACGGCGGGGTCATCGAGGTCGACGACGTCCAGGCACCCCTCAAGGGCCTGACGGTCCACCGCGGCAGGCTCACCGAGGGCGGTGTCACCGTGGGGGAGAGGGCCTTCGCGCAGATCGACACCGAGCGGCGCCTGGCCATCGCCCGGGCCCACACCTCCACCCACATGGTCCACCAGGCCCTGCACGACATCGTCTCGTCCAACGCCACCCAGGCGGGCAGCGAGAACTCCCCCTCGCGCCTGCGCTTCGACTTCCGCCACGGCTCGGCCCTGGCCCCGGACCAGCTCGCCGGTATCGAGGAGGAGGTCAACACGCGCCTGGCCGAGGACCTGCCGGTCACCGACGAGATCATGGACATCGACGCCGCGCGCGCCGCCGGCGCCATGGCCCTGTTCGGGGAGAAATACGGCAAGGAGGTCCGCGTGGTCTCCATCGGCGGGGACTGGTCCAAGGAGCTGTGCGCCGGCACGCATGTGCCCACCACCGGCCGCATCGGCCGCATCACCCTGCTGGGGGAGTCCTCCATCGGCTCGGGCGTGCGGCGCATCGACGCCCTGGTGGGCCAGGGCGCCTACGGCTTCCAGGCCCGCGAGCACGCCCTGGTCTCCCAGCTCTCCACCCTCGTGGGCGCCCGGCCCGAGGAGCTGCCCGAGCGCATCGAGTCCCTTCTTGGGCGCCTGAAGGAGGCCGAGAAGAAGGTCCAGGCGGCCGAGCAGGCGGCGACGGCGGCCCGTGCCACCGAGATCGTCGAGGCGGCCGCCCTCGTGGGCGACGTCCGCCTGGCGGCCCTGTCGCTGGGGGAGCTGTCCTCGGCCGACGGCCTGCGGCCCCTGGTGGCCGATGTGCGCGAGCGCATGGGCCAGGCCGAGCCCGTGGTCGTGGCGGTGGGCGGCGTCGTGGGCGCCCGGCCCGTCATCGTCATCGCCACCAACGCCCCGGCCCGGGAGGCGGGCATCAAGGCCGGCGCCCTGGTGCGGGTGGCGGCCAAGGCCCTGGGCGGCGGCGGTGGCGGCAAGGACGACATGGCCCAGGGCGGCGGGCAGGATCCCCAGGCCCTGCCCGAGGCGCTGCGCGCCGTGGCAGAGGCCCTGCGGGGCTGA
- the ruvX gene encoding Holliday junction resolvase RuvX: MRPGVRLAFDVGKVRIGVARCDQDAILAFPVETLRRDRYGADLDEAADLVAEHEALEVIVGLPRRMGGGSSSSTRDSRRWAQELAGIIAPVPVRLVDERLSTVSAHRGLHEAGLREKSFRSIVDQAAAVVILEQALAAERSTGAPAGERVHLSKRGRA; this comes from the coding sequence ATGCGCCCGGGGGTGCGCCTGGCCTTCGATGTGGGCAAGGTTCGCATCGGTGTGGCACGTTGCGATCAGGACGCGATCCTAGCGTTTCCCGTGGAGACACTCAGGAGGGACCGCTATGGTGCTGACCTTGATGAGGCAGCAGACCTTGTAGCGGAGCACGAGGCCCTCGAGGTGATCGTGGGCCTGCCCAGGCGCATGGGCGGTGGGAGCTCCTCCTCGACGAGGGACTCCCGGCGCTGGGCGCAGGAGCTGGCCGGGATCATCGCACCGGTGCCGGTGCGCCTGGTCGACGAGCGCCTGAGCACGGTCTCGGCCCATAGGGGCCTGCATGAGGCGGGGCTGCGGGAGAAGAGCTTCCGCAGCATCGTCGATCAGGCCGCTGCTGTTGTCATACTGGAGCAGGCCCTCGCGGCCGAGCGCAGCACCGGTGCGCCTGCCGGGGAGCGCGTCCACCTGAGCAAGAGAGGCAGAGCGTGA
- the mltG gene encoding endolytic transglycosylase MltG — MSHDDFFAELGIQREDAADANSKVKGRRQRRLEKVERRRRKRRRHWLTSIVLVVVLTAVGVVGYKAVTYVRDSSSTASGAQDYQGTGEGEVVVTIPEGASGQIIGELLQEAGVVATAGAFVEAYKANANSGNIQPGTYTLKTRMSAANAVAALLDPTSKSEHALTVPEGFTKNQIKERLMTVGGFTAEEVDAAYADTAAIGLPEVAGGNVEGWLASSTYDISQDATATEVVAQMVSTTTSRLKALGVAEKDYQQVLIKASIVEREVSQPEYYGQVARVIENRLKDTDGETQGLLQMDSTVLYGLGRVGGIPSPEETADDSNAYNTYKHAGLPPTPIGSPSEEVIKAVIKPPEGDWLYFVTVDLSTGETLFATTHAEQEANTARLREYCEKNKEVCQGTPMPTEG; from the coding sequence GTGAGCCACGACGATTTCTTCGCCGAGCTCGGCATCCAGCGTGAGGATGCTGCAGACGCCAACAGCAAGGTCAAGGGCCGCAGGCAGCGGCGCCTGGAGAAGGTCGAGCGTCGTCGGCGCAAGCGCCGTCGGCACTGGCTGACCTCGATCGTGCTCGTCGTCGTGCTCACCGCCGTGGGCGTCGTGGGCTACAAGGCCGTGACCTATGTGCGCGACTCCTCCTCGACGGCCTCCGGCGCCCAGGACTACCAGGGCACCGGTGAGGGCGAGGTCGTGGTGACCATCCCCGAGGGCGCCTCCGGGCAGATCATCGGCGAGCTGCTCCAGGAGGCCGGCGTCGTGGCCACCGCTGGCGCCTTCGTCGAGGCCTACAAGGCCAACGCCAACTCCGGCAATATCCAGCCGGGCACCTACACGCTCAAGACCCGCATGTCGGCCGCCAACGCGGTGGCCGCCCTGCTGGACCCCACCTCGAAGTCCGAGCACGCCCTGACCGTGCCCGAGGGCTTCACCAAGAACCAGATCAAGGAGCGGCTCATGACCGTCGGCGGCTTCACCGCCGAGGAGGTCGACGCCGCCTACGCCGACACCGCGGCCATCGGCCTGCCCGAGGTGGCCGGGGGCAATGTGGAGGGCTGGCTGGCCTCCTCCACCTACGACATCTCCCAGGACGCCACCGCCACCGAGGTGGTGGCCCAGATGGTCTCCACCACCACCTCGCGCCTCAAGGCCCTGGGCGTGGCGGAGAAGGACTACCAGCAGGTCCTCATCAAGGCCTCCATCGTCGAGCGCGAGGTCTCCCAGCCCGAGTACTACGGCCAGGTGGCCCGGGTCATCGAGAACCGGCTGAAGGACACCGACGGTGAGACCCAGGGACTGCTCCAGATGGACTCCACCGTCCTCTACGGCCTGGGCCGGGTCGGCGGCATCCCCAGCCCGGAGGAGACCGCCGATGACTCCAACGCCTACAACACCTACAAGCATGCGGGCCTGCCGCCCACCCCGATCGGCAGCCCCAGCGAGGAGGTCATCAAGGCGGTCATCAAGCCCCCGGAGGGCGACTGGCTCTACTTCGTGACCGTGGACCTGTCCACTGGCGAGACGCTCTTCGCCACCACCCACGCCGAGCAGGAGGCCAATACCGCCCGCCTGCGCGAGTACTGCGAGAAGAACAAGGAGGTCTGCCAGGGAACCCCGATGCCCACGGAGGGCTAG